The following DNA comes from Pongo pygmaeus isolate AG05252 chromosome 9, NHGRI_mPonPyg2-v2.0_pri, whole genome shotgun sequence.
aaacactcaactccctccccccaccactaATATGCAGCATTTTGCCAATTACCCAAgccccctttattttatttttgagacagagtctcgctctgttgcccaggctggagtgaagtggcacaatctcggctcactgcagcctctgcctcccgggttcaagtgattctcctgtctcagcctccccggtagctgggattacaggcacacgccaccacgcctggctaatttttgtatttttagtagagatggggtttcaccgtggtggccaggctggtctcgaactcctgacctcaggtgatccacccgcctcgtcctcccgaagtgctgggattacaggtgtgagccatgtcTGGCCTCAGCCCCGTTTAGTCCTACTAATTTGAAAAGGTTTCCTTTGACAGATACCTCTTTATTGAAAGTATTTTGGGATCACCAATTACAGTTTAGTAATGCAGTTTGAGTAGCCTGCAAGAAGCAGCCCATTATAGACTATTTAACTGAAAGTCACAaaacctgacttttttttttttttgagacggagtcttgctctgtcgcccagactggggtgcagtggcatgatctccactcactgcaagctccgcctgccgggttcatgccattctcctgcctcagcctcccaagtagctgggactacaggcgcccaccaccatgcctggctaattttttgtatttttagtagagacggggtttcaccatgttagccaggatggtctcgatctcctgacctcgtgatccgctcgcctcggcctcccaaagtgctgggattacaggcgtgagcacgcACCCGGCCAAAACTTGACTTTTAATCCATTCTCAAACTGTGCCTATGCCCAAACTGTGaatttggacaagtcacttcctCTCTTTAGGTTTGTTTCCTAAGCTGTAAAGAGGACTAGGTTAAATCAGGTATTCAGAGATGCTGATTTATGAAACCTGTAATAAATGGTCTTTGTGAACCATTTGGGATTATATGCAAAATtccatgtgtgtgtttatatgtgtgaaCATTTTTCTGGAGGAGAGGTGCAAAATTTTCATGTGATTCATAAAGGGGCTTGTGATTAAATAAGAAGGTTAAGAACTGTTTGGCTACCCAGGCTTTGGCTCTTACTCTATTTGCTTCTTGGCCTCCTCCACGACAACTCTGGAAGCAAAGTTTAAATCCtgaagtatatataaataattgaatCTGGAGTCCTAGGGCAAAATAAGGACAGataattttgatcttttttttcttttttttttttgagacacagtcttgctctgtcatctagactggagtgtagttgcaccatcatggctcactgcagcctcaacctcctgggctcaaggtgatcctcccacctcagcctcctgaggagctaggatcacaggtgtgtgccaccacacccagctaatttttaaacttttttttttggtagagaggagaTCTTCCTaagctgctcaggctggtctcgaactcctgggctcaagcaatcttcccaccctggcctcccaaagtgctgggattacaaacttgagccaccacaccaagcctaatcaggtttttttgttgttgttttgagacagtctcactctgtcgcccaggctggagtgcagtggcgtgatctcagctcactgcaacctccgatttccgagttcaagcgattctcctgcgtcagcctccggagtagctgggattacaggagcacgccaccacacctggctaattttttttttttttgtatttttagtagagacggggtttcgccacgttgaccaggccggtctcgaactcctgacctcaggtgatctgcctgcctcggcctctcaaagtgctgggattacaggtgagccacggcgcccaggcCAAGCCTGATCAGTTTTGTTTCCCAAAGATCTGAGGAGATTTGCTTCCAGTAGGCAGATCTGAATCAAAGCATCCCCAGGACGTATGATCTGACCTTCTGCAACTTCTGCAACCGTCACAAGAGTCACAAAGTCCTGAGGCCAAACTGGCTGCACCTGAATCCTAATGGTCAATGCCAAGAGGGCCATTGATTCTGTGGAAACGCCACCTACTCCCACTTTATGATATGCGCCTGTCCCTTACCTCAAAATACCTCCCCACTGGTCTGAAATTCCTCCCCCAGGGATTCAGTGCTTTGGGTCTGGAAAGTCTGAACATCCTGTGCAAACCAACTCCTTTGGGAAGAGGCATGACGTCTTGACTCTAAAACTTGgaagtggaggggagggaggacaggaaaaggactggaagggaaagtgaGAGGGCTACTGAAGCTTTGTGCGGTGCAGGAAAGGTAGGCTAGACTGGGGCAACTTCAAGGACACACGGAGTCCAAAGAGTTGTTTACATACTGTGCCCTGCACCCCAAGCAAAACGTCTCCTAGAGAACAGGGCCAGGGCTCAATCTCCCCACAAAGGCAGGGGCGTAGAGAGAAGCGACCTCTACTTTCCCATCCCTCGCCTCAATTCTGCACCCGATCTAGCTATGGGGTCAAGCCTGGAGGGGACGCTGGCTCTCCAGACATGGTCCCGCCCACTGCAAGCGCCACCTTGGTAAGGGATTTCTCCGAGCAGAGGCAAACGCGAACTTATGGCCTTCTTTATCAAGATGAGGTCTTCGAGCCCTGTCTGCCGCGCCAGGTCGCGTTACCTTCTTAACGCTCCTCCGCCACAGCCAGACCGCAACCCTCCTGCACGCAATCCCACCGAGATTGCGCCTTTTCCCCGCACCCCAGCTCGTCCCTAAGTAAGATGGCGGCGAACGCACTTCCGGCGTGTGTCCTTACGGGTGCGTCCGGGCGGCTGCTTGCAGGTGCCACCCAGCGGGTTCCAGCTTTTTTGCTGCATAGATTACAACGGTGATGGCGGGCAAGCGGTCCGGCTGGAGCCGGGCGGCTCTCCTCCAGCTCCTTCTCGGCGTGAACCTGGTGGTGATGCCGCCCACCCAGGCCCGGAGTCTGCGCTTCGTTACCTTGGTAATGAGAGATGGGGTCACCAAAGAGTTCCCTGAAGCTAGAAGGGCAAAGGCCAGCTGGTGGGGGTCGAGGATCTCGGGAAGGAACAGCTGGTTTAGGAGGGGACGACTGGCCTGGGTAGTTGGGAGGCTGGATTCAGGATTGACGTGGAGCCCTGGCTTATGGGAGTCAGGATGACCGAATGCGTAGGGGTGAGTCTGCCTTGAGACAGGGAAGTGGTTGAATGGTTAAGACTCATCCCTAAAGAAGCCTTTGGTTATCTTTTTTCCCCAGTTGTCCCCACCACATACGTTGCTTTcacttctcttttcccttcctacCTGTACCTTGGCTTTGCCTATGGTCTCCAGTAGCATTGCTTAGCTAAGTTAGAATCTCTGGAAGAAGAAGTGACTGACTCCTAGCTGGGGTCTTTTGCAGCGAGGAGGCTTCCCAGAGGGAATGAGACTTCCTTCCCTAATATGGGGCAAAAGGTAGGCTCTGGGTCCCTATCAAGGGGATGCTTCTGATCTATAGGCAAACCATTTTCTTCCCTCAGCTGTACCGCCATGGAGACCGTTCACCAGTGAAGACATATCCCAAGGACCCCTATCAGGAAGAAGAATGGCCCCAGGGGTTTGGTCAGTTAACCAAGGTGGGTCAGAAGCCAGCCTTTCCTCAGGATGAGCTGCAGAATGAGTGACGTCCAGAGCAGTCTACAAAACTTGGGGTCCTACTAAACTGCCTTTTCCCATGTGGGTGCTGACTTTGACCAGATTTCATAACCTTAATCTCTGTGCCCATGATATTGCTGTGCATGACTGGCCACTTAATGAAAGACTTCTGGGATCAGATTAATTGACTCCAGCAAAGGGTAAACCTGGAAAGCAACAGGGCCTAAACCCCATGGGGCTTGAAGCCACCCCTTCCCTCTAGACCCTCTTAACCCTTGGGTTTGCCCACAGGAGGGGATGCTACAGCACTGGGAGCTGGGCCAGGCCCTGCGGCAGCGCTATCATGGCTTCCTAAACACCTCTTATCACCGGCAAGAGGTAAGGGGAACGGGGTATGCTGCCCTCATCTTTTGCCCTCAGGGAGCCTAAGGCTGAGGCTGGGCACTTTGGCCTCCTTGTATTTTTGGTCACAACTACAGGAAAAgacctaggaaaaccagagacctttgctcatgtgtttatctgctgaccttctctccactattatcctatgaccctgccatatccccctctccgagaaacacccaagaatgatcaataaatacttaaaaaaaaaaacaaaaaaaaccaactacAGGAAAAGACATCTGAGAGCTGTCTGGAACAAAGCCCTAGGAGCTGAGTTGCCCCTGCTTGGCTGGGAAGAGGCAAACTTGATTAAGCATCCCAATTCAGACTTAAGGGCGGGCCTGGCAAAGTGGTTTCTGACTCTGTGAAATCACAGGCTTTCCATCCaagacatttattgagtacctattaaAGGCCAACGACTGTGCTAGCACTTTGCATTCAGTGGTGCACCACACAGATATGATCTCTGTCTTCATGGAGCTTAGAATGTTGTGGGGGTATCTGAGGATAAACCAGACAGGCCCAAGATGAAAGACAGCGGGGAAAACATGCGTAGATAGGGCTTGTCTTTTCTTGATCAAGATGAGGTCTTTGAGCCCTGTCTGCCGCGCCAGGTCATGCTACATTCCTAGGACACATCAAGGAGGACTGGTGAGTGTGCCTGCTCCTTGagtcctccccccaccccaggaatGGGGGAAGCTGTTCCTCTGGTTACCACTGTCAGCCTCAGCCGTATCAAGAGTCCCTAGACATTGTTATTGTTCTCTTAAGGCCCAGCTCTGTCCTGAGCTTGTCCTTCCCCAGTTTCCTCCTCCCTTTTCATGAGCCACTATCTCTGAATAagctcttcaaaatatttttttaatatatatatatattttttgagatggagtcttgctgtgtcgctcaggctggagtgcagtgacatgatcttggctcttggctcactgcaacctccgcctcctgggttcaagcaattctcctgtctcagcctcccgagtagctgggattacaggtgtgtgccaccatgcctggctaatttttgtatttttagtagagacaggatttcaccatgttggccaggctggtcttgaactcctgacctcagctgatccgcctgcctcagcctcctaaagtgctgggattacaggcatgagccaccgtgcctggcccaaaatatatacatatattttaaaggggtctcactctgtcacccaaactgtaGCACAGTGcctcagtcatagctcactgcagcctcaaactcctgggctcaagtgatcctcctgcctcagcgtcccaagtagctgggactacaggtacctgtcacacttgggtaattttttaattttttttgtagagacagggtctcactatgttgctcaggctagtcttgagctcctggcctcaagcgatcctcctgcattggcctcccaaagtgctaggattataggtgtgagccaccaggcccagccctttatcttatttttttctccctggtCTCTAAGGGTCGTCACTGGACCTAGTTTCTGCCCCAAGGACCCTGATCTAGACAGGGAGAGAGGTGTTGCTATGAAACCAGACAGACCAGAGAGCCTTACTGATTGACTCAGCACTTTTGACTGGAAGGGGCATTTCAACTAAGGCCATTCCCACAGGAGTTCTTCACAGAGTGGTGACAACCCCCAGTGCAGTGTTTGGGGGACGGGGAAGGCCAGAGGCCAGAGGAGGGTGAGGGCCAGATGTATGGTAGGTTTACAGTTTGCTGGGTGGCCATCAAGAACAGGTTCTCCCCTGGGGCTCCACTTTGGGGTGACCAAAActtcccaccacacacacacacatacatacaaggCTCCACTTCAGGGTGACCAAAacttccccaccacacacacacagacacacgtgaCTTGTGTTGCTATCTCTGCAGGTTTATGTGCGAAGCACAGACTTTGACCGGACTCTCATGAGTGCTGAGGCCAACCTGGCTGGACTCTTCCCTCCCAACGGGATGCAGCGCTTCAACCCGAACATCTCGTGGCAGCCTATCCCTGTGCACACTGTGCCCATCACTGAGGACAGGGTGAGAGTGGCCAGCCCTTCCCTGGGGTGGTGAGGTGACAGCTCTGGCCGTGGGCCTGCTGATGGCAGGCTCCTTTTCCTGCTGCCTGTTTCCCCGCTTTGCTCTACAGCTGCTGAAGTTCCCGCTGGGCCCATGCCCCCGTTATGAGCAGCTGCAGAACGAGACCCGGCAGACACCAGAGTATCAGAATGAGAGTTCTCGGAATGCAGTGAGTAGGGGCAGAGGTGGAGGTCACCATGCTGTCTTTTCCCCAGAGCAGGACTGAGACCCTGATCCATTTTTCATAGCAATTTCTGGACATGGTGGCCAACGAGACAGGGCTTACAGACCTGACACTGGAGACCGTCTGGAATGTCTATGACACACTCTTCTGTGAGGTGAGCCCACTAGGGTGCCCACTGTGATCACTCTTTTCCCTCTCAGCAGGCCCAGGTCACCAGGACGGTAGAACACAGTGCCTGATACCGTCACGCCCCTGGGGAGGTCCAGGGAGGCTGTGCTTGTGAAACACGGGAACTTCCCTCACGGGTGACAGAGATCCTCAGAGTGGGAAATGGTTTATTAATTGTCAGCAGTCCCTGCTGTTCTCCACCCAGATCTCCTTTCTGCTGAGTCTCACTTTTTGTGCCTGAGCTTCCTTTCCTGTGCCCTGCAGCATCCACACTGCCTGCCATGTCTACTGGTTCCagcccctctgcctctctcccctctccctccctcacacacacaggcACCTTCCCACTGGGGAAGAGAGCTGCCCCCTGGAGAGGCTGGCCTAGGCCTGGGGCGCTAACCTGCC
Coding sequences within:
- the ACP2 gene encoding lysosomal acid phosphatase, which gives rise to MAGKRSGWSRAALLQLLLGVNLVVMPPTQARSLRFVTLLYRHGDRSPVKTYPKDPYQEEEWPQGFGQLTKEGMLQHWELGQALRQRYHGFLNTSYHRQEVYVRSTDFDRTLMSAEANLAGLFPPNGMQRFNPNISWQPIPVHTVPITEDRLLKFPLGPCPRYEQLQNETRQTPEYQNESSRNAQFLDMVANETGLTDLTLETVWNVYDTLFCEQTHGLRLPPWASPQTMQRLSRLKDFSFRFLFGIYQQAEKARLQGGVLLAQIRKNLTLMATTSQLPKLLVYSAHDTTLVALQMALDVYNGEQAPYASCHIFELYQEDSGNFSVEMYFRNESDKAPWPLSLPGCPHRCPLQDFLRLTEPVVPKDWQQECQVASGPADTEVIVALAVCGSILFLLIVLLLTVLFRMQAQPPGYRHVADGEDHA